A genomic segment from Polyangium mundeleinium encodes:
- the rpiA gene encoding ribose-5-phosphate isomerase RpiA — protein MTMSQGPDPAALDRVAQAALAHVADGMTLGLGTGRAAEAFIERLGERVRRGLRVRGVPTSKRSDELAKKLQIECVGLDEIHGIDVAFDGADEVTPELALTKGLGGALLRERVVAYEAERLVILVTPEKLVNKLGSRTAIPIEVVPFAVATASRHLKNLGGEPVVRKKADGFPFVTDNMNWIVDTRFAPLDDPARTHAEARRIPGVVDTGLFIEMADVVLVGGADAVTEMR, from the coding sequence ATGACGATGTCTCAGGGGCCGGATCCGGCCGCGCTCGATCGGGTGGCACAGGCCGCGCTCGCGCACGTGGCCGATGGCATGACGCTTGGCCTCGGCACGGGACGTGCCGCAGAAGCGTTCATCGAGCGCCTGGGCGAGCGGGTGCGCCGAGGGCTGCGCGTGCGGGGCGTGCCGACCTCGAAGCGCTCGGACGAGCTTGCGAAGAAGCTTCAGATCGAGTGCGTCGGGCTCGACGAGATCCACGGGATCGACGTGGCGTTCGACGGCGCGGACGAGGTGACGCCGGAGCTCGCGCTGACGAAGGGCCTCGGCGGCGCGCTCTTGCGCGAGCGCGTGGTCGCGTACGAGGCCGAGCGGCTCGTGATTTTGGTGACGCCGGAGAAGCTCGTGAACAAGCTCGGATCGAGGACAGCGATCCCGATCGAGGTGGTGCCGTTCGCGGTGGCGACAGCGTCGCGGCACCTCAAGAACCTCGGCGGCGAGCCCGTCGTGCGCAAGAAGGCGGACGGGTTCCCCTTTGTGACGGACAACATGAACTGGATCGTCGACACGCGTTTCGCGCCGCTCGACGACCCGGCGCGCACGCACGCGGAGGCGCGGCGTATCCCCGGCGTCGTGGACACGGGGCTCTTCATCGAGATGGCGGACGTGGTGCTGGTGGGCGGCGCGGACGCGGTTACCGAGATGCGTTGA
- a CDS encoding phospholipase D family protein: MSLGGRRVELRLLRDRAHYDVLVQGVLAKARVSVWIATANVKELRVEAPVGSRARARGRYVSLLEVLRGLARSGVELRLLHAGVPSRAFREELARHEELRAGGLAMRRCPRVHLKMIAVDGAALYLGSANLTGAGLGAKGEGRRNFEAGILTDDDVLLDEMQETFDRIWSGRECKGCRLRDVCPSPLDGSGGSAKPSAKAPAKKAAGKGRSRLPRGPRSSKGGA, from the coding sequence TTGAGCCTGGGCGGCCGGCGCGTCGAGCTGCGGCTGCTCCGGGATCGCGCGCACTACGATGTGCTCGTGCAGGGCGTGCTCGCGAAGGCGCGCGTGAGCGTGTGGATCGCGACGGCGAACGTGAAGGAGCTGCGCGTGGAGGCGCCCGTGGGATCACGGGCGCGCGCGCGGGGCCGGTACGTGTCGCTGCTGGAGGTGCTCCGTGGGCTCGCGCGGAGCGGGGTGGAGCTGCGATTGCTGCATGCGGGTGTGCCGTCACGCGCGTTTCGCGAGGAGCTCGCGCGGCACGAGGAGCTTCGCGCGGGCGGGCTCGCGATGCGTCGATGTCCGCGCGTGCACCTCAAGATGATCGCGGTCGACGGCGCTGCGCTTTACCTGGGATCCGCGAACCTGACGGGCGCCGGGCTCGGCGCGAAGGGCGAGGGGCGCCGCAACTTCGAGGCGGGGATCCTGACGGACGACGACGTGCTGCTCGACGAGATGCAGGAGACGTTCGATCGGATCTGGTCCGGGAGAGAGTGCAAAGGCTGCAGACTGCGCGACGTTTGCCCGTCGCCGCTCGACGGTTCGGGAGGCAGCGCGAAGCCGAGCGCAAAGGCGCCGGCGAAGAAGGCCGCGGGGAAAGGTCGTTCGCGGTTGCCGCGCGGGCCACGATCGAGCAAGGGCGGGGCATGA
- a CDS encoding acyl-CoA thioesterase, with translation MIAFVRPIKFEEVDAAGIVFFGHYLGFAHEAMEHFFAGLERGYPHLIVKRRVGLPAVKVNMSFSAPARYGDVLRIETSTAHLGNRSATLRYQMMRDEGSVLVATVEHTIVTTNLDVMASCPMPDDVRSILAAHLSVEATSS, from the coding sequence ATGATCGCCTTCGTGCGGCCGATCAAGTTCGAGGAGGTCGACGCCGCGGGGATCGTCTTCTTCGGGCACTACCTCGGCTTCGCGCACGAGGCGATGGAGCACTTTTTCGCGGGGCTCGAGCGGGGATATCCGCACCTCATCGTGAAGCGCCGCGTGGGTTTGCCCGCGGTGAAGGTGAACATGTCGTTCAGCGCGCCGGCGCGGTACGGCGATGTGTTGCGCATCGAGACGAGCACGGCGCACCTCGGCAACCGGAGCGCGACGCTCAGGTACCAGATGATGCGCGACGAGGGCTCCGTGCTCGTCGCGACGGTGGAGCACACGATCGTCACGACGAACCTCGACGTGATGGCGTCGTGCCCGATGCCGGACGACGTGCGGTCGATCCTCGCGGCGCACCTCTCGGTCGAGGCCACGTCGTCTTGA
- a CDS encoding DUF3501 family protein, with the protein MRPIDRSEILPIGDYEQIRARFRARVIEEKRPRRVKLGEQMSAVFENRDSVLLQIQEMLRTERIMNESGIAHEIGTYNELIPAPGELSLTMFVEIPDAVIRDRMLIELKGLEGCVSVEVDGVRAAAKSDPKGVMPDRTTAVHYFKIKLSEAAIAAIRSKTAKVAVRVDHPRYIARTELGPVSITKLAEDLA; encoded by the coding sequence ATGCGACCGATCGATCGGAGCGAGATCCTGCCCATCGGCGACTACGAGCAGATCCGGGCGAGGTTCCGGGCGCGCGTCATCGAAGAGAAGCGGCCGCGCCGGGTGAAGCTCGGCGAGCAGATGTCCGCGGTGTTCGAGAACCGAGACTCGGTGCTCCTGCAGATCCAGGAGATGCTGCGCACCGAGCGCATCATGAACGAGAGCGGGATCGCGCACGAGATCGGGACGTACAACGAGCTGATCCCAGCCCCGGGCGAGCTCAGCCTGACGATGTTCGTGGAGATCCCGGACGCCGTGATCCGCGACCGCATGCTGATCGAGCTCAAGGGCCTCGAAGGCTGCGTGAGCGTGGAGGTCGACGGCGTGCGCGCGGCCGCGAAGAGTGATCCGAAGGGCGTGATGCCGGACCGGACGACGGCCGTGCACTACTTCAAGATCAAGCTCTCCGAGGCAGCGATCGCGGCGATTCGCAGCAAGACGGCAAAGGTCGCGGTGCGCGTGGATCACCCGCGGTACATCGCGCGGACCGAGCTCGGACCGGTGTCGATCACGAAGCTCGCCGAGGATCTCGCGTGA
- a CDS encoding heterodisulfide reductase-related iron-sulfur binding cluster, with amino-acid sequence MSVIPRKPKAPPATSPHDPRYYDARDLEAELRRAFQICHECRMCVNYCGSFPELFNRVDKAIDSGRAEGAELIDDADIKAVSDACWQCKLCYIKCPYTPDEGSSELLDFPRLMARERANRAARDGIPLVDRILGEPQAIGAVGGGVMAPLSNFVLASSLVRKVQEKVTGISAEFPLPPMAGETFSAWLTDHAPAENAGKHGEVVLFATCYGEYNVPSVVRATVRVLEHNGVRVRFPGVGEDHGASLTCCGMPNLDGGDVKAATEKIRHNVELLLPHVRAGRSIVVPGPTCGYTMKKEWAEYLPTPEAKEVAAATVDLMEFLVKLGREKKLVREFPEKLGTIAYHAACHLRAQKVGFPGARVLGVVPDTDVRVIEQCSAVDGTWGMKAANYETGRRYAQKLVRGVSDVEPDMVVSDCSLAALRVEKETGKHVLHPIEALARAYGLLPAEGAEPTTKGERA; translated from the coding sequence GTGAGCGTCATCCCCCGCAAGCCCAAGGCCCCGCCGGCGACGAGCCCGCACGATCCGCGCTACTACGACGCGCGGGATCTCGAAGCGGAGCTGCGCCGCGCGTTCCAGATCTGCCACGAGTGCCGCATGTGCGTGAACTACTGCGGCTCGTTCCCGGAGCTGTTCAACCGGGTCGACAAGGCGATCGATTCGGGCCGCGCGGAGGGCGCGGAGCTCATCGATGACGCGGACATCAAGGCCGTCAGCGACGCCTGCTGGCAGTGCAAGCTTTGTTATATCAAGTGTCCGTACACGCCCGATGAGGGCTCGTCGGAGTTGCTCGACTTCCCGCGGCTCATGGCCCGCGAGCGAGCGAACCGCGCCGCGCGCGACGGCATCCCGCTCGTCGACAGGATCCTCGGCGAGCCGCAGGCGATCGGCGCCGTGGGCGGGGGCGTGATGGCGCCGCTTTCGAACTTCGTGCTCGCGTCGAGCCTCGTGCGCAAGGTGCAGGAGAAGGTGACGGGCATCTCGGCGGAGTTCCCGCTGCCGCCGATGGCAGGGGAGACGTTCAGCGCGTGGCTCACGGACCACGCACCAGCCGAGAACGCGGGGAAACACGGCGAGGTCGTGCTCTTCGCGACCTGCTACGGCGAGTACAACGTGCCGAGCGTGGTGCGCGCGACGGTGCGCGTGCTCGAGCACAACGGCGTGCGCGTGCGGTTCCCGGGTGTGGGCGAGGATCACGGCGCGAGCCTGACCTGCTGCGGGATGCCGAACCTCGACGGCGGCGACGTGAAGGCCGCGACCGAGAAGATCCGCCACAACGTGGAGCTGCTCCTGCCGCACGTGCGCGCGGGTCGATCGATCGTCGTGCCGGGGCCGACGTGCGGCTACACGATGAAGAAGGAGTGGGCGGAGTACTTGCCGACGCCCGAGGCGAAGGAGGTCGCGGCGGCGACGGTCGACCTCATGGAGTTCTTGGTGAAGCTCGGTCGCGAGAAGAAGCTCGTGCGCGAGTTCCCGGAGAAGCTCGGCACGATCGCCTATCACGCGGCCTGTCACCTGCGCGCGCAGAAGGTCGGTTTTCCCGGCGCGCGTGTGCTCGGCGTCGTGCCCGACACGGACGTGCGCGTGATCGAGCAGTGCTCGGCCGTCGACGGGACGTGGGGCATGAAGGCGGCGAACTACGAGACGGGGCGTCGTTACGCGCAGAAGCTCGTGCGTGGCGTGTCGGACGTGGAGCCGGACATGGTCGTGAGCGACTGTTCGCTGGCAGCGCTCCGCGTGGAAAAGGAGACGGGCAAGCACGTTCTCCACCCGATCGAGGCCCTCGCGCGTGCCTACGGGCTCTTGCCAGCCGAGGGCGCCGAACCCACGACGAAGGGCGAACGAGCCTGA
- a CDS encoding rubrerythrin family protein, producing the protein MQKLSGTRTHQNLKDAFAGESQANRRYLYFAKVADVEGRPEVAGLFKDTADGETGHAHGHLDYLKSAGDPATGLPIGNTEKNLKAAVAGETHEYETMYPGMAKTAREEGFDDIAEWFETLAKAEKSHAGRFSKALESLDF; encoded by the coding sequence ATGCAGAAGCTCTCAGGAACCAGGACGCACCAGAACTTGAAGGACGCGTTTGCCGGCGAGTCGCAGGCGAATCGCCGCTACCTCTACTTCGCCAAGGTCGCGGACGTGGAAGGGCGCCCGGAGGTCGCGGGGCTCTTCAAGGACACGGCGGACGGCGAGACGGGCCACGCGCACGGGCACCTCGACTACCTGAAGTCCGCGGGCGATCCGGCGACGGGCCTGCCGATCGGCAACACGGAGAAGAACCTCAAGGCCGCCGTCGCCGGCGAGACGCACGAGTACGAGACGATGTACCCGGGCATGGCGAAGACGGCCCGCGAGGAGGGCTTCGACGACATCGCCGAGTGGTTCGAGACGCTCGCGAAGGCCGAGAAGTCGCACGCGGGTCGCTTCTCGAAGGCCCTCGAGTCGCTCGACTTCTGA
- a CDS encoding Fur family transcriptional regulator, protein MPNACPEAEARLAEMLARVRASGLKLTPQRLAIARELAGDPTHPTAQELFERLRPAMPTMSFATVYNTLDALAAAGLCVPLSLSPGAARFDANMAPHNHAVCDRCGLVRDVPSCTNGEPLAELAPCVSAAAPGFSLRAMERIYRGLCEACAADVPMSGRSRAGKPR, encoded by the coding sequence GTGCCGAACGCGTGCCCCGAGGCCGAAGCACGTCTCGCCGAGATGCTGGCGCGCGTCCGGGCCTCCGGCCTCAAGCTGACGCCGCAACGCCTGGCCATCGCGCGTGAGCTCGCCGGTGACCCGACGCACCCGACGGCCCAGGAGCTCTTCGAACGGCTGCGCCCCGCGATGCCGACGATGAGCTTCGCGACCGTGTACAACACGCTCGATGCGCTCGCCGCGGCCGGGCTTTGCGTGCCCTTGAGCCTGTCGCCGGGCGCGGCGCGCTTCGACGCGAACATGGCGCCGCACAACCACGCGGTGTGTGATCGCTGCGGCCTGGTGCGCGACGTGCCGTCGTGCACGAACGGCGAGCCGCTCGCGGAGCTCGCGCCTTGCGTGAGCGCGGCCGCGCCGGGGTTTTCCCTGCGCGCCATGGAGCGCATCTACCGCGGGTTGTGTGAGGCCTGCGCCGCGGACGTGCCCATGTCTGGCCGTTCGCGCGCGGGCAAACCACGCTAG
- the rpsU gene encoding 30S ribosomal protein S21, translated as MPTDAIQCKPLEVAVGDKGIERAIKHLKRKMAAEGILRELKRRRHYMKPSVKRRKKASEAARRRRKRSKMDVMQ; from the coding sequence ATGCCTACCGACGCCATTCAGTGCAAACCGCTCGAGGTCGCCGTGGGCGACAAGGGAATCGAGCGCGCGATCAAGCACCTCAAGCGGAAGATGGCCGCGGAGGGCATCCTTCGTGAGCTCAAGAGGCGCCGGCACTACATGAAGCCCTCGGTCAAGCGCCGCAAGAAGGCGTCCGAGGCTGCCCGCCGCCGCCGCAAGCGGTCGAAGATGGACGTGATGCAATAG
- a CDS encoding glycosyltransferase family 4 protein — translation MFARRRERFEAREAERGVHAYVERGRPTHRAAQQPGEHPLKILVLSTSYPASDADPSGHFVRAEARALARQGHEVHVVAPGGSPFDEPTRDPAAASLHVHPAGGGALFGWPGALARVRRDPARLLHALPFAVAARARASAIGPVDRAIAHWIVPSAVPLLLGLPAPLEVVGHGADVRMLCAMPAAARLFIVRALLDRDASFRFAAAASLDALARALPAPLAARLERASRVEPVLLDLPDVTTRARVLRASLDPRPSADKLVVAAGRLVPSKRVDLAIEAATSASMSIVVVGDGPLRAELEALARARPAHARFVGLVPRDEALAWIAAADVLVHASAEEAAPTVVREARALGVPVVACAAGDVSVWARRDPGLVVAAPDIPALSAALQAAVAARS, via the coding sequence ATGTTCGCCAGGCGTCGCGAGCGGTTCGAGGCCAGGGAGGCCGAGCGAGGCGTACACGCGTACGTCGAGCGAGGCCGACCGACGCATCGAGCCGCGCAGCAGCCTGGCGAACATCCTCTCAAGATCCTCGTCCTCAGCACTTCCTATCCCGCAAGCGACGCCGATCCCTCGGGACACTTCGTCCGCGCCGAGGCCCGCGCGCTCGCACGGCAAGGCCACGAGGTACACGTCGTCGCGCCCGGGGGATCGCCGTTCGACGAACCCACGCGGGATCCCGCCGCCGCCTCGCTCCACGTGCACCCCGCGGGCGGCGGCGCGCTCTTCGGCTGGCCCGGCGCGCTCGCGCGCGTGCGCCGGGATCCCGCGCGCCTGCTCCATGCGCTCCCGTTCGCCGTCGCCGCGCGCGCGCGTGCCTCCGCGATCGGCCCCGTCGATCGCGCCATCGCGCACTGGATCGTCCCCTCGGCCGTCCCGCTCCTCCTCGGTTTGCCTGCGCCGCTCGAGGTCGTCGGCCACGGCGCCGACGTGCGCATGCTCTGCGCCATGCCCGCCGCGGCGCGCCTCTTCATCGTGCGCGCCCTCCTCGATCGCGACGCATCCTTCCGCTTCGCCGCGGCCGCCTCCCTCGACGCCCTCGCCCGCGCCCTGCCTGCGCCGCTCGCCGCGCGCCTCGAACGCGCATCCCGCGTCGAGCCCGTTCTCCTCGACCTCCCCGACGTCACGACGCGCGCCCGTGTGCTCCGCGCCTCGCTCGATCCACGCCCGTCCGCGGACAAACTCGTCGTCGCGGCGGGCCGCCTCGTCCCTTCGAAGCGCGTCGACCTCGCGATCGAGGCTGCGACCTCCGCGTCGATGTCGATCGTCGTCGTGGGCGACGGCCCTCTGCGCGCCGAGCTCGAAGCCCTCGCGCGTGCCCGCCCTGCGCATGCGCGGTTCGTCGGCCTCGTGCCGCGGGACGAGGCGCTCGCGTGGATCGCTGCGGCCGACGTGCTCGTGCATGCCTCGGCGGAAGAGGCTGCGCCCACCGTCGTGCGCGAGGCGCGCGCGCTCGGCGTGCCCGTCGTCGCGTGCGCGGCCGGGGACGTCTCCGTGTGGGCGCGCCGCGACCCTGGCCTCGTCGTCGCAGCGCCCGACATCCCGGCCCTTTCGGCCGCGCTCCAGGCTGCCGTGGCTGCGCGTTCGTAG
- a CDS encoding GAF domain-containing protein codes for MAESTPDLRDLPKDHAYDELDRTLEAVLAGLADPIAVMATMSALLHHGFGHLWTGFYRVVAPDLLRVGPYQGTLGCLEIPFGKGVCGAAARDLRTVVVPDVHAFPGHITCDARSRSEIVVPVLDASGALLAVLDIDSDRPATFDDVDRRRLEAIVGWFARVP; via the coding sequence ATGGCCGAATCCACCCCCGATCTACGCGACCTGCCCAAGGACCACGCCTACGACGAATTGGACCGCACGCTCGAAGCCGTCCTCGCGGGCCTCGCGGATCCCATCGCCGTCATGGCCACGATGAGCGCGCTCTTGCATCACGGCTTCGGCCATCTCTGGACCGGCTTCTACCGCGTCGTCGCCCCCGACCTCCTTCGCGTCGGTCCTTATCAAGGCACACTCGGCTGCCTCGAAATCCCCTTCGGCAAGGGCGTCTGCGGCGCGGCGGCCCGCGACCTTCGCACCGTGGTCGTCCCCGATGTCCACGCCTTCCCCGGCCACATCACCTGCGACGCCCGCTCTCGCTCCGAAATCGTCGTCCCGGTCCTCGATGCCTCGGGCGCGCTCCTCGCCGTGCTCGACATCGACTCCGACCGGCCCGCCACCTTCGATGACGTGGACCGGCGCCGCCTCGAAGCCATCGTCGGCTGGTTCGCCCGCGTGCCCTGA
- a CDS encoding NlpC/P60 family protein: MLRPTLRMPSGYPDAAPHLRDEVRVLQRELKRWVYSMSPDGQFGPRTDAAVRHFQRKRGLKDDGIVGPRTWDAVLDPDAKAIGASFQYQPAGAADPTPSKPAAPKPSTPAPDPAPVNPGAGGASWMTIARKEEGIRETSGRAANPRIIEYHATTTLRAQSDEIAWCASFVNWVLKKAGIKGTNSAAAASWVKWGASTTARQGAVCVIYNARAANSSLSTSGNHVGFLVRETSTHYVLLGGNQSNSVKESSFPKTKWRLKAYRWPSS, encoded by the coding sequence ATGCTCCGCCCCACCTTGCGAATGCCGTCCGGATATCCCGACGCGGCGCCGCATCTCCGCGACGAGGTCCGCGTCCTGCAGCGCGAGCTCAAGCGTTGGGTGTATTCCATGAGCCCCGACGGCCAGTTCGGCCCGCGTACCGATGCCGCCGTGCGCCATTTCCAGCGCAAGCGTGGCCTCAAGGACGACGGCATCGTCGGACCGCGGACCTGGGACGCCGTCCTCGATCCCGACGCGAAGGCCATTGGCGCGAGCTTCCAGTATCAACCTGCCGGCGCCGCAGATCCCACCCCCTCCAAGCCCGCCGCCCCAAAACCCTCCACGCCCGCGCCCGACCCGGCCCCGGTGAACCCCGGCGCGGGCGGGGCCTCGTGGATGACCATCGCGCGCAAGGAGGAGGGCATCCGCGAGACCTCGGGGCGCGCGGCCAATCCGCGCATCATCGAGTACCACGCGACGACCACGCTCCGCGCGCAGTCGGACGAAATCGCGTGGTGCGCCTCGTTCGTGAACTGGGTCCTCAAAAAGGCTGGCATCAAGGGCACGAACTCCGCCGCCGCGGCGAGCTGGGTGAAATGGGGCGCGTCCACGACCGCGCGCCAGGGCGCCGTCTGCGTCATCTACAATGCCCGCGCGGCGAACTCGTCCCTCTCGACCTCCGGCAATCACGTCGGATTCCTGGTCCGCGAAACGAGCACCCATTACGTGCTCCTCGGCGGCAACCAGTCGAACTCCGTCAAGGAGTCGAGCTTCCCCAAAACGAAATGGCGGCTCAAGGCGTATCGCTGGCCGTCTTCCTGA